AGAGATGCAGAAGATGCAACAAAGGCACTTGATGGAACGTATGTTATCTACATATGAGTTTTTTCCTTCTATATAAAGCATAAAAAATCttacaatttataaaattgtttactgCTCTATGTCATACTGGCATGCGACCAGTTCTTGCAGAGGACCATTTTTCGCCCgagcattgttacgtcattttcaTTCATATAATTTCATGTGTTGGTAAAATaatgtaacaatgcactggcaagAAATGGTACCTGgcaagaactggtcgcacgccagtatatgTAATCCTGATTTTGTTAGCAGTTACTTATATTCCAATTCAACCAAAttataatttatcaattaaagTGATAAAGCAAATAATGATAAGTTGCATTAATACATTATGatttaaagttatttaaaaaaaatgttgaaaatccATAGGAGAGTAAATGGCAGGAGAGTAAGGGTTGAAATGTCATCAGGAAAATCACGCTGGGGATCTAGAGGTCCTCCCACACGCCGTGGGGGAGGGGGAAGAGGCAGCAGAGACGATCGTCGAAGATCTAGGTAATTATCTGTTTTATCTTTCTTAATTCAAACATGCTTGTCAGTTACAAAGGCAGGGAATTCAAATctaaatttgatttgaacatgttttttttaactgtatCTGAAGTTCTAAAGGATTAGAAACAAGTTCTGTAAACTTGCAAATTCTCGTTAATATTGGACATTTAATGGCTAGACCCTTTCCTCCACAAAGACAAAGACCTTTTTTTCTACCATGTGAATTTCATGATCGAATACAGAACATTATGCAACTATGTGTATCAAGAGAAATTTTATGGTTATGGCATATAATATGCACATTTTTGGTTTTTTCTGTAAAACTCACTTCAAACTATtcacttaaaatttaaaaacaatcgtTATGCAATCTAAAATGTTGCATTTATaggtgaagaaaaaaaaatttcattttatatgtctgcttttatttttaaatgttttatgccaacaatgcatttattttgaccattgttatataaaaatggaTCTGATCATGTTGATGCTAATATTGATTTAAGTTTCAGCAAAAGGTGActtaacaaaatcatttttttatgtatgttgTCCCTTCATTTTGTTATGGTAGTTCACAACACTTTTAAATCTATATATCTGACTGGATAGGTCCTATTAAATTTGCTTTATTGTAATGCATACAAGCATACAACTATTAAATGAgacaaaaaagatatttaagaaatacattgtattagAGAAATCCAAATTAGCCAATTTGGAAACtgttaaaaatgttaagaatTAAGGGAGCCATATACATCTAGATCAAAtaatgcaaaaagaaaaaaaagatttttttagattaaagaaaatgatatattacCATAACTGTGATTTCTGTCTGTCTTGTCATTTTAACCTTGACTGATGTGAACCCATTACAGGCTTTCCCTTTATGCCCCCAGCCAGTCGGCGTCATCGTATCTCTCCCCTGGTCAACGTCTGCCCTAATCAACATTGCTGATCAACTTGATCAACATCCCACTGTTCTATCAACTGATATCAACCTGCAGCTGTCTTTAATCAGCGCTGCAACGACAGCCGTCAGCGTCAACAAGAGTACTATGGCCTTAGGGATCAAAATTCACCCAGAGCAGCTCATGTTCAGTCATATTCAATCATAGTCAATTTGTGAAAACTACCGGGTAGGGGAGGGGAATCGGAAGAcatcaaaaattgtaaaatagagttcattatattttttttttttttttagtaatttctaaagttttattaattattagataatctatttttattaagaatgtagaaaaaaatgaaagtttttacTTGTTTCCAAGATGAAGGTTAAGTGaaaaatgattctttaaaaGACCTCAGTGGTAGAGAAAAATCAAAAAGGACTATGTTGAATTGTCTGAACAGCCCTTATGTTTGATACCTACTTTTTTACAACGCCTCTCTTCGACACACACACATCATGTTAGTTTCCCTTTCTCCACGGGTCAGCGTCAGCATCTCAACTTTAGCACCTCCTCTTATCGTCAGGACAGCAGCTTGACAAGGGTACAGGGTTGTCAGTTAAAACCAGTTTGTTCTGGTTTAAAGTCTGTTTGCTTATATGCTTTCTACTAACCATGAGTTTCATCAAATTTGTGtgttggggggaggggggaacACTTCatcatattcaaatttttattttgaaaaatggtgGGTCATACTGCAGATTTACTTGGGACACGCCAAAGTCAATGTAGTGCAGGATGATGTATTAATTGCATGACATCATATTGTTTCAACATTTTAATACCAGGGGAAAATTTCTTTAGAAGTTTAAcccattttctgtttttaattgttgttttatgtATAGTTTGTAGTTAAATACTTTACACATATGCATAATCATACAAAAACACCTTTAGAAAGCTTTTATTTGGGAGATTGctctttcttattatttttgtaaatgtgaCCTCTTGGACCTTCCTTATATTGCTTTTGTGTATTGCCATAGTTTTGAggggaaaaataatgaaaaaaaaaaaaggtttgaaaaTTTATGGCATATTTAAAAGCATGTaggtttaataaatatattaagacaAGAGCAAGCAACTGTAAAGCTATAAAGATTCCAAaatttatttcttgatattattCTTCAGATCACCATCACCTAGAAGAAGGAGTCCATTTTCCCCAAGAAGAAGAAGCCCCTCTCCAAGAAGGAGGAGCAGAAGCAGAAGTCGCTCAAGGTACATATAACAGTTCAAATAAAGAAATACCCTAACTATATATGTGAACAGTTCAAACAAAGAAAGCACGACTAATATAAGTTTTTATAGGTGTGTGAACAATTAAAGTAGAAATTACTTTGGTTGCAAATAATTGTGTTAACttattaaaaacagaaacatcCTCATTTGTAATATAGAAAAAGTTAATCTTAGAAAACAATATTGTTAATGATGTTGTATATAAATCTATtcaaaatattgcaatattttcCCATTAaccaatatttgtttttttatttcttaagatCTCCCTCCTACAGAAGGTCCCGATCTCCATACGAAAGAAGATAAACAGAAAAGATTACCAACAAGGTAGGTTAAAGTAGGTTTGAAACATTTTTCAAGGATATATAAAGtatattacaacaaaataaacaggtaTTATGGATAAAATAaggctgagagagagagagagagagagagagagagagagagagagagagagaggagagggggggggggagagtcTGATCTTTCAAATAAGAACCTGTGATAGGTCAGGTACCTATGCCTTTTTATTAAAtcctgttttattttgataaacatgcaCTAAATAGGATGTCAAATGATACGTAGTGTAGTaacttgtattttatttacagaTTCAGTAGCCCAAGTGTACTTGCAAAGTTCACTGTGAAGTTCATGTGACTAAAGAGTGGAAAATTTTATCTTAACACTggctgttttatattttttaatccatATCATTCATCATGATTTTAATTGGATACACATACTGCTGTGTCTGTCAACAACATGTTCCACGAACACTTGGAAACATCAACATTATGGCCTCTTGTCATGTGCATTTTATGATGTaagataatgaaatatgtatatatattatataactgTTTTTACATACCTACAGatgttgttgaaaaataaaactcgAAACTATTGTGTGATATTTGATTGCTTTTGCTTTGTTATGTGACCAATTCTGTCAGGAAACTTGTTTGTATTCTCCTGGAAATtacttaaggtggaataacacatcatcacaaaatggctgcccgctgatcgaaacgacattttgttttattattggGTTTATATCCACCGCAACATGTAAATTACTGCATAGCTGAGTGGATTAAGTGGCGGGCTTTTGA
This genomic window from Magallana gigas chromosome 5, xbMagGiga1.1, whole genome shotgun sequence contains:
- the LOC105325287 gene encoding RNA-binding protein 1, with translation MANRLKEWKLDCKVYIGDLGYGAAKQELEDVFSRYGPIRNVWVARNPPGFAFVEFQDPRDAEDATKALDGTRVNGRRVRVEMSSGKSRWGSRGPPTRRGGGGRGSRDDRRRSRSPSPRRRSPFSPRRRSPSPRRRSRSRSRSRSPSYRRSRSPYERR